A stretch of the uncultured Desulfobacter sp. genome encodes the following:
- a CDS encoding FAD-linked oxidase C-terminal domain-containing protein codes for MNTVDIPRLREIVGEQNIKTDPLDLFVYGADASVYHATPWVVVRPDNTAQVQKVLAYANDAKIPVVTRGGGSGMCGQTVSIKGGILLDMKNMNRILEINMPDVYCRVEPGVVDDDLNAALKPYGVFYPPTPASSRIATIGGEIGNNASGVRSVKYGATRDAVLGLKVVLANGDLVTLGAHTRVEASGYQLEKLICGSEGTLGVVVEAIMSFVPIPEYRCLGVANFDSLRDAGNAIGDIMASGTIPSMLELVDDVAIKAVNKTMGLGLKEVAASLLFEADGKVMEAVEYEVAKMQDICKKNNGADLWYSFDAKEREQIFMGRKKLFPALSQFDASMASTSLADDMAVPYSKMADMAAKIHEAAEKNGIIMTAYGHCGSGCMHTKIMMDVSKEAQWQGAKRAIAEIYEFVNSINGTTSAEHGIGISKADAFRTEKADSLKMMAAIKAALDPNNILNPGKLQQAPEDWVTATDLRYAVNS; via the coding sequence ATGAATACGGTCGATATCCCCAGACTCAGGGAAATAGTCGGGGAACAAAACATAAAGACAGATCCGCTTGACCTGTTTGTTTATGGCGCAGACGCATCTGTTTACCATGCCACACCATGGGTTGTTGTCAGACCTGACAATACCGCTCAGGTTCAAAAAGTACTGGCCTATGCCAATGATGCAAAAATACCGGTTGTCACCAGGGGCGGCGGCTCTGGAATGTGCGGGCAGACCGTGTCGATCAAGGGCGGGATTCTTCTGGACATGAAGAACATGAACCGGATCCTTGAAATCAACATGCCCGATGTTTACTGCCGCGTGGAACCGGGCGTGGTGGATGATGATCTAAATGCCGCACTTAAACCTTATGGCGTTTTTTATCCCCCGACACCTGCCTCTTCACGTATCGCCACCATCGGCGGAGAGATCGGCAACAATGCCTCGGGTGTTCGTTCTGTAAAATACGGCGCAACCCGTGATGCGGTGTTGGGCTTGAAAGTGGTTCTGGCCAATGGCGACCTGGTTACCTTAGGTGCCCATACCCGTGTGGAAGCGTCCGGTTACCAGCTTGAAAAACTCATCTGCGGTTCCGAAGGCACCCTGGGTGTTGTGGTGGAAGCGATTATGAGTTTTGTACCCATCCCAGAATACAGATGCCTGGGCGTTGCCAATTTTGACAGTCTCAGAGATGCCGGCAATGCCATTGGTGACATCATGGCCTCGGGCACCATTCCCTCCATGCTTGAGCTGGTGGATGACGTTGCCATCAAAGCAGTAAACAAAACCATGGGCCTGGGTCTTAAGGAAGTGGCGGCCTCCCTGCTTTTTGAAGCTGACGGAAAAGTGATGGAAGCCGTGGAGTATGAAGTTGCCAAAATGCAGGATATCTGCAAAAAGAACAACGGTGCCGACCTCTGGTACAGTTTTGATGCCAAAGAGCGCGAACAGATCTTCATGGGCCGTAAAAAATTATTCCCTGCCCTGTCACAATTTGACGCCAGCATGGCTTCCACATCCCTGGCGGACGATATGGCAGTACCCTACTCCAAGATGGCGGATATGGCCGCTAAAATCCATGAAGCTGCCGAAAAGAACGGCATCATCATGACGGCATACGGCCATTGCGGATCAGGATGCATGCACACCAAGATCATGATGGACGTCAGCAAGGAAGCACAGTGGCAGGGCGCCAAGAGAGCCATTGCCGAGATTTATGAATTTGTAAATTCCATCAACGGCACCACCTCCGCGGAACACGGTATCGGCATTTCCAAAGCAGATGCTTTCAGGACGGAGAAAGCGGATTCCTTAAAAATGATGGCTGCCATCAAAGCGGCCCTGGACCCCAATAACATTCTCAATCCCGGCAAATTGCAGCAGGCGCCGGAAGACTGGGTAACGGCAACAGATCTTAGATATGCCGTCAACAGCTGA
- a CDS encoding hydrogenase iron-sulfur subunit → MQTTETKFKNLEKWEGMLAKCIRCGYCYEHCPMFKFTRWESDAPRGKNILAHGLLTGSIELTPAIAEKSFSCFFCKRCEAACSSGVQITDIMLDLRRDLVELGYKKDIGTISTTDRSCARCLQCVRACPHDAREYIDLEGIVVDPVKCKSCGICVEVCPIEAVSIPLPFGTDTENLDQKAAEFLNSTESAKVICFACNWSYHPDIQNSKMPESETHDKEYEILVNLCGGRLDKNLLLTPFLNQAWGVLVAVCPDGECTHDGNVAALKRVNKMKETLEALDINPDRIHLVQIPRGDKQLYQAEIDTFMEKINQLGPIR, encoded by the coding sequence ATGCAGACAACAGAAACGAAATTTAAAAATTTAGAAAAATGGGAAGGCATGCTGGCCAAGTGCATCCGGTGTGGATACTGTTACGAGCACTGCCCCATGTTTAAATTCACACGCTGGGAATCCGATGCACCCAGGGGCAAAAATATTTTAGCCCACGGACTTTTGACCGGCTCAATCGAATTAACACCGGCAATTGCGGAAAAATCGTTCAGTTGTTTCTTCTGTAAACGCTGCGAAGCAGCCTGTTCTTCCGGGGTTCAAATAACGGATATTATGCTGGATCTGAGAAGGGATCTGGTTGAACTGGGATACAAGAAAGATATCGGCACCATATCAACCACAGACCGCTCCTGTGCCAGGTGTCTTCAGTGCGTCAGGGCCTGTCCCCATGATGCCCGGGAATATATTGACCTTGAAGGCATTGTCGTGGATCCGGTAAAATGCAAGTCCTGTGGCATCTGTGTTGAAGTTTGCCCCATTGAAGCAGTAAGCATTCCATTACCGTTCGGCACCGACACGGAAAACCTGGACCAAAAAGCGGCCGAGTTCCTCAACTCCACTGAATCCGCCAAGGTTATTTGTTTCGCCTGTAACTGGTCATATCATCCTGACATTCAGAACTCCAAAATGCCGGAATCTGAAACCCATGACAAAGAGTATGAAATCCTGGTGAACCTGTGCGGCGGTCGTCTTGATAAAAACCTCTTGTTGACACCGTTCCTTAACCAGGCCTGGGGGGTTCTTGTTGCGGTTTGTCCGGATGGGGAATGTACCCATGACGGTAATGTCGCAGCCCTCAAACGGGTAAACAAAATGAAGGAAACCCTTGAAGCGCTTGACATTAATCCCGATCGAATTCATCTGGTTCAGATCCCGAGAGGCGACAAGCAATTGTACCAGGCTGAAATTGACACCTTTATGGAAAAGATAAATCAGTTGGGCCCCATACGCTAG
- the larA gene encoding nickel-dependent lactate racemase, which yields MAKVQIPYGKEKIDVEINDSNLQGVYFPNDVEKREFAAEFSKNLENANFAEFMEGDERVVFIVNDGTRPTPTAKVLKVIYDDIKDKDIYFIIATGAHRAPNDEEFEYIFGKEIYEDLKEKDRIWSHDAKNDEMVYLGKSSNGTEMYLNKIVAEAKKTIVIGSVEPHYFAGYTGGRKGFLPGVASYETITQNHKLALNKSAKALALDGNPVHEDMMDAMNVLKEIKVFSIMTILDKDHNVYETTCGDLVGAFYDAIDSAKKVFCVDIEEKTDIVISVAPYPMDIDLYQSQKAIDNGKLALKEDGILIFVSQCRMGIGGKTFFDLMASCATPQEVLDKIKVEYKLGYHKAGKMAEINTWAQTWGVTELPEDEIKAVHIKPFDSVEAALEKAFELKGKDAKVTVLPLGSLSVPNILNP from the coding sequence ATGGCAAAAGTACAGATACCGTATGGTAAGGAAAAAATTGATGTTGAAATTAATGATAGTAACCTGCAGGGCGTATATTTTCCAAACGACGTAGAAAAAAGAGAGTTTGCTGCTGAGTTTTCAAAAAATTTGGAAAACGCGAACTTTGCAGAGTTTATGGAAGGTGATGAGAGAGTCGTCTTCATCGTCAATGACGGAACTCGGCCTACACCTACGGCAAAAGTACTTAAGGTAATCTATGATGATATAAAAGATAAAGATATCTATTTTATCATCGCGACCGGTGCCCACAGAGCCCCCAATGATGAAGAGTTCGAATACATCTTTGGAAAAGAGATCTATGAGGACCTGAAAGAAAAAGACAGAATATGGTCCCATGATGCCAAAAACGATGAGATGGTCTATTTAGGCAAATCTTCAAACGGTACTGAGATGTACCTGAATAAAATTGTAGCCGAAGCCAAAAAAACCATCGTTATCGGTTCTGTGGAACCCCACTATTTTGCCGGCTATACCGGTGGCAGAAAAGGCTTCTTACCTGGCGTAGCATCCTATGAAACCATCACCCAGAACCACAAATTAGCCTTGAATAAAAGCGCAAAAGCCCTTGCATTAGACGGCAATCCAGTCCACGAAGACATGATGGATGCCATGAATGTATTAAAAGAGATTAAAGTTTTCTCCATTATGACCATTTTGGATAAAGATCATAATGTATATGAGACCACATGCGGCGATCTTGTCGGCGCATTTTATGATGCCATAGACAGTGCCAAAAAAGTATTCTGCGTTGACATCGAAGAAAAAACCGACATCGTTATCTCTGTGGCCCCCTATCCAATGGATATCGACCTTTACCAGTCTCAAAAAGCGATAGACAATGGCAAGCTGGCCCTTAAAGAGGACGGCATATTGATCTTTGTATCACAGTGCAGAATGGGCATCGGCGGAAAAACATTCTTTGATTTGATGGCTTCTTGTGCGACTCCCCAGGAAGTTCTTGACAAAATCAAAGTTGAATACAAACTGGGTTATCATAAAGCCGGTAAAATGGCTGAAATCAATACCTGGGCCCAGACATGGGGTGTAACGGAACTGCCGGAAGACGAAATCAAAGCAGTTCACATTAAACCTTTTGATAGTGTAGAAGCGGCTTTGGAAAAAGCATTTGAGCTAAAAGGCAAAGATGCCAAAGTAACCGTACTTCCGTTGGGCTCGCTTTCAGTGCCGAACATATTAAACCCATAG
- the dhaK gene encoding dihydroxyacetone kinase subunit DhaK: MKKLMNAADNVVKEQLAGMAKAHPEIKINLDPMYIYRAEAPNKKVALISGGGSGHEPMHGGFVGMGMLDGACPGQIFTSPTPDQMYECAKRVTSHKGVLFLMKNYTGDVMNFETAVEMVHGDGIKVQTILIDDDVAVKDSLYTAGRRGMGTTVLVEKIVGAAAEAGFSLKQCADLARKTSRNGRSIGVALTSCTVPAAGRPTFDLADDEIEMGIGIHGEPGTKRMKIKTVNEIAEYMARSIIEDGAYTRTVREWDAEKGEWEEKSLTDEPLKSGDDVIALVNSMGGTPISELYAVYSKLADVCESKGIKIVRNLIGSYITSLEMQGCAITLLKTDQEILKFWDAPVKTASLRWGA; encoded by the coding sequence ATGAAAAAGCTAATGAACGCCGCAGACAACGTCGTAAAAGAACAATTGGCCGGCATGGCCAAAGCACATCCTGAAATCAAAATTAACCTTGACCCGATGTATATATATCGGGCAGAAGCGCCCAATAAAAAGGTGGCTCTAATCTCAGGCGGCGGCTCCGGCCATGAACCTATGCACGGCGGTTTTGTGGGTATGGGTATGCTGGACGGTGCCTGCCCGGGACAGATTTTTACCTCCCCTACCCCCGATCAGATGTATGAATGCGCCAAAAGGGTAACCTCTCATAAAGGCGTTTTATTTTTGATGAAAAACTACACCGGTGACGTCATGAACTTTGAAACAGCGGTTGAAATGGTTCATGGAGACGGGATTAAGGTGCAAACCATTTTGATTGACGATGATGTCGCAGTAAAAGACAGTCTGTATACTGCCGGACGCCGGGGTATGGGTACCACAGTATTGGTTGAAAAAATTGTGGGTGCCGCTGCAGAAGCAGGATTTAGTCTGAAACAGTGCGCAGACCTGGCCCGCAAGACCAGCCGAAACGGTCGATCTATAGGCGTGGCACTGACCTCCTGCACGGTGCCTGCTGCAGGCAGGCCCACCTTTGACCTAGCGGATGATGAAATAGAGATGGGTATTGGTATTCATGGAGAACCCGGTACGAAACGAATGAAAATAAAAACGGTGAATGAAATCGCCGAATATATGGCACGTTCCATCATTGAGGACGGGGCATATACCCGCACCGTGCGCGAATGGGATGCCGAAAAAGGCGAATGGGAGGAAAAATCCTTAACCGACGAACCGCTCAAATCCGGCGATGATGTCATTGCCCTTGTCAACAGTATGGGCGGCACCCCCATATCCGAACTATATGCCGTGTACAGCAAACTGGCTGATGTTTGCGAATCCAAAGGAATTAAAATTGTACGCAACCTCATCGGATCTTACATTACCTCCCTTGAAATGCAGGGCTGCGCCATCACGCTGCTCAAAACAGACCAAGAGA